In Streptomyces canus, one DNA window encodes the following:
- a CDS encoding SPFH domain-containing protein translates to MPMVVGVVAGVAVAAIAVLIGLFKLMWRVAEPNEALIISGSNHKTEGLEAGMGFRIVTGRGTLVLPGVQAVRKLSLDLNETELHVDCVTHQGIPLKVRGVVIFKVGDDFVSIANAGRRFLDQQKLMSERVHNVFAGHLRSIVGGLTVEDMIRDREKLTGQTRAACGTEMEKLGLIVDSLQIHEIEDPTGYMQNLAMPHAAAVQRDARIAQAEANRLATEAEQQAYARMAQATRDSEILQAGYQAERDKAGAKARQAGPLADAAARQEVVVQETRIAELEAHRREQQLQADVRKPADAKAYEKRTLAEAERDARISGAEAKAKETELAAAAEATRVKTAAMAEAEATKARGTAMAASTRATGEAEAASAQAKGLAEAEAARAKGLAEAEAIKARAAALAENQEAVVAQQLAENWPEIVRAGASAFGNADNMVILNGADGMADMFAKALTMGGTGLGLARQLLASMNQNGQPVNGTSLNGVASPPSQKVPVQE, encoded by the coding sequence ATGCCGATGGTTGTCGGCGTCGTTGCGGGGGTGGCCGTAGCTGCCATCGCCGTTCTGATCGGTCTGTTCAAGCTGATGTGGCGTGTCGCGGAACCCAACGAGGCACTGATCATCTCGGGCTCCAACCACAAGACGGAGGGGCTCGAAGCGGGGATGGGATTCCGCATCGTCACCGGACGCGGCACGCTGGTGCTGCCCGGTGTACAGGCGGTGCGCAAGCTCTCGCTCGACCTGAACGAGACCGAACTGCATGTGGACTGCGTGACCCACCAGGGCATTCCGCTCAAGGTGCGGGGCGTGGTCATCTTCAAGGTGGGCGACGACTTCGTGTCGATCGCCAACGCGGGGCGTCGCTTCCTCGACCAGCAGAAGCTGATGTCCGAGCGGGTGCACAACGTGTTCGCCGGTCATCTGCGGTCCATCGTCGGCGGGTTGACCGTCGAGGACATGATCCGCGACCGGGAGAAGCTCACCGGGCAGACCCGGGCCGCCTGCGGCACGGAGATGGAGAAACTGGGGCTCATCGTCGACTCCCTGCAGATCCACGAGATCGAGGACCCGACCGGGTACATGCAGAACCTGGCGATGCCGCATGCGGCAGCCGTCCAGCGGGACGCGCGGATCGCGCAGGCGGAGGCGAACCGGCTGGCCACCGAGGCCGAGCAGCAGGCGTACGCCCGGATGGCGCAGGCCACCCGGGACAGCGAGATCCTCCAGGCCGGTTACCAGGCCGAGCGGGACAAGGCGGGCGCCAAAGCGCGCCAGGCCGGTCCGCTCGCCGACGCCGCGGCCCGGCAGGAGGTCGTCGTCCAGGAGACCCGGATCGCCGAACTGGAGGCGCACCGGCGCGAGCAGCAGCTCCAGGCGGACGTCCGCAAGCCGGCGGACGCCAAGGCCTACGAGAAGCGCACCCTCGCCGAGGCCGAGCGTGACGCGCGGATCTCCGGGGCCGAGGCCAAGGCGAAGGAGACCGAGCTCGCCGCGGCGGCCGAGGCCACCCGGGTCAAGACGGCCGCGATGGCCGAGGCCGAGGCGACCAAGGCCCGCGGTACGGCCATGGCCGCGTCCACCCGGGCCACCGGTGAGGCCGAGGCCGCGTCGGCTCAGGCCAAGGGTCTCGCGGAGGCCGAGGCGGCCAGGGCGAAGGGTCTCGCGGAGGCAGAGGCCATCAAGGCCCGCGCCGCCGCCCTCGCCGAGAACCAGGAGGCGGTCGTCGCCCAGCAACTCGCCGAGAACTGGCCGGAGATCGTCCGGGCCGGCGCGTCCGCGTTCGGCAACGCCGACAACATGGTGATTCTCAACGGCGCCGACGGCATGGCGGACATGTTCGCCAAGGCGCTCACCATGGGCGGCACCGGGCTGGGTCTGGCCCGTCAGCTGCTGGCGTCGATGAACCAGAACGGGCAGCCGGTCAACGGCACTTCGCTCAACGGGGTGGCGTCGCCGCCCTCCCAGAAAGTGCCGGTCCAGGAGTAA
- a CDS encoding type II toxin-antitoxin system PemK/MazF family toxin — protein sequence MTAFTDENVPGRFGATATTEADPREVGRVRTEYSPAHDGDPDPGEIVWTWVPFEENDGRGKDRPVLVVAREAAGTLLAVQLSSKRHDGDREWVPIGSGPWDRTGRDSWVDVDRILRLHEEGMRREACALDRGRFNLVRQRLHERYGWS from the coding sequence GTGACTGCGTTTACCGATGAGAACGTCCCCGGCCGCTTCGGCGCCACCGCCACCACCGAGGCCGATCCCCGCGAGGTCGGCAGGGTGCGCACCGAGTACTCCCCCGCGCACGACGGCGACCCCGACCCCGGCGAGATCGTGTGGACCTGGGTGCCCTTCGAGGAGAACGACGGCCGCGGCAAGGACCGTCCCGTGCTCGTGGTCGCCCGGGAGGCGGCCGGCACCTTGCTCGCCGTACAGCTGTCGAGCAAGCGGCACGACGGGGACCGGGAGTGGGTGCCGATCGGCAGCGGGCCCTGGGACCGGACCGGGCGGGACTCCTGGGTGGACGTCGACCGCATCCTGCGCCTCCACGAGGAGGGCATGCGCCGGGAGGCGTGCGCGCTGGACCGGGGGCGGTTCAACCTGGTCAGGCAGCGGCTGCACGAGCGCTACGGCTGGAGCTGA
- a CDS encoding TIGR02452 family protein, translating to MSARLRGIAQETERIVTAGHYRAPDGREVSVAAGIEAARAGTRMYGPGSVEVPPFAAVDTFFEVTGESSLEAACRLGGRTAVLNFASARNPGGGYLNGAQAQEEALCRASALYTCQLEAREFYDHHRAHRDPFYTDRVIHSPAVPVFRDDRGRLLDAAHLVGFLTAAAPNAGVIRRTAPERAAELPRALAARAGQVLSVAVAEGYRRLVLGAWGCGVFQNDPAQVAGAFRALLEPGGRFAGAFEHVVFGVLDRTPDAAVRAAFVRAFPERQLQP from the coding sequence ATGAGCGCGCGTCTGCGCGGGATCGCGCAGGAGACGGAACGGATCGTCACGGCGGGCCACTATCGAGCCCCGGACGGGCGCGAGGTCTCCGTGGCCGCCGGGATCGAGGCGGCACGGGCGGGGACGCGGATGTACGGACCGGGATCCGTGGAGGTACCGCCCTTCGCCGCTGTGGACACGTTCTTCGAGGTCACGGGCGAGAGCAGCCTGGAGGCGGCCTGCCGGCTCGGCGGGCGCACCGCCGTGCTGAACTTCGCCTCGGCGCGCAATCCGGGCGGCGGTTATCTGAACGGCGCCCAGGCACAGGAAGAGGCCCTGTGCCGGGCGTCCGCGCTGTACACCTGCCAACTGGAGGCCCGCGAGTTCTACGACCACCACCGGGCCCACCGCGACCCGTTCTACACCGACCGGGTCATCCACTCACCGGCCGTGCCGGTGTTCCGGGACGATCGCGGCCGTCTGCTGGACGCGGCACACCTCGTGGGCTTCCTGACGGCGGCCGCCCCGAACGCCGGGGTGATCCGGCGAACGGCACCCGAGCGGGCCGCAGAGCTGCCGCGAGCCCTCGCGGCGAGGGCCGGTCAGGTGCTGTCGGTCGCCGTCGCGGAGGGCTACCGGCGGCTGGTGCTGGGCGCCTGGGGGTGTGGGGTCTTCCAGAACGACCCCGCACAGGTGGCGGGGGCGTTCCGGGCGTTGCTCGAGCCCGGCGGACGGTTCGCCGGGGCCTTCGAGCACGTGGTGTTCGGTGTGCTGGACCGGACGCCGGACGCGGCGGTGCGGGCGGCGTTCGTACGGGCGTTTCCGGAGCGTCAGCTCCAGCCGTAG
- the egtA gene encoding ergothioneine biosynthesis glutamate--cysteine ligase EgtA: MSDTPSGCTPGDCTKPRTSLPEAELEALVRGICFKTGPPRRIGVEVEWLVHELSSPRLPVTPERLAAAYAALRTVPLKSALTVEPGGQLELSSQPADSLMECIGTVSADLAAVRAALAEHGLGLVGLGHDPWHPPRRYLHEPRYDALEACLDRTGPAGRAMMCTSASVQVCVDAGHEEPGPLGLGRRWSLAHQLGPVLVAAFANSPLAGSEPTGWLSTRQLLWTEIGKDRAGGPSLDTDPRTAWARHVLDAPVMCIRRDSGPWDVPEGLTFREWARSGAPRQPTREDLDYHVSTLFPPVRPRGHLELRMIDAQPGEDGWVVPLAVTTALFDDPEATETAYRVVKPLAERTRSLPAPHNPLWIDAARHGLADPELHEAAIACFGAALEALPRLGATPEVTDAVETYLHRYVIRGRCPADDLLDRTHGSLGKEIRT, translated from the coding sequence ATGTCCGACACACCCAGCGGCTGTACGCCGGGCGACTGTACGAAGCCCCGTACATCCCTGCCCGAAGCAGAGCTCGAGGCTCTGGTTCGCGGCATCTGCTTCAAGACCGGCCCGCCCCGGCGCATCGGGGTGGAAGTGGAATGGCTCGTGCACGAGCTGAGCAGCCCTCGGCTCCCCGTCACACCCGAACGACTCGCGGCGGCCTACGCCGCACTGCGGACCGTGCCCCTGAAGTCGGCGCTCACCGTCGAACCGGGCGGTCAGCTGGAGCTGAGTTCTCAGCCCGCCGACTCGCTGATGGAGTGCATCGGTACCGTCTCCGCCGACCTCGCCGCCGTCCGGGCGGCTCTCGCCGAGCACGGCCTCGGTCTCGTCGGCCTCGGCCACGACCCCTGGCACCCGCCCCGCAGGTATCTGCACGAACCGCGCTACGACGCCCTGGAGGCCTGCCTCGACCGCACCGGCCCGGCGGGCCGCGCGATGATGTGCACCTCGGCCTCCGTGCAGGTGTGCGTGGACGCCGGACACGAGGAGCCCGGCCCCCTCGGCCTCGGACGACGCTGGTCACTGGCGCACCAGCTGGGCCCGGTCCTGGTGGCGGCCTTCGCCAACTCCCCGCTCGCCGGTTCCGAGCCCACCGGCTGGCTCTCGACCCGCCAGCTGCTGTGGACGGAGATCGGCAAGGACCGGGCGGGCGGCCCCTCCCTGGACACCGACCCCCGCACCGCCTGGGCCCGGCACGTCCTGGACGCGCCGGTGATGTGCATACGACGGGACAGCGGCCCGTGGGACGTCCCGGAGGGGCTCACCTTCCGGGAGTGGGCCAGGTCGGGGGCGCCCCGGCAGCCGACCCGGGAGGATCTCGACTACCACGTCTCGACCCTGTTCCCGCCGGTCAGACCGCGCGGCCACCTCGAACTGCGCATGATCGACGCCCAGCCGGGCGAGGACGGCTGGGTCGTGCCGCTCGCGGTGACGACGGCGCTCTTCGACGACCCCGAGGCCACCGAGACCGCCTACCGGGTGGTGAAGCCGCTGGCCGAGCGCACCCGCTCGCTGCCCGCGCCGCACAATCCGCTGTGGATCGACGCGGCCCGCCACGGCCTGGCCGACCCCGAACTGCACGAGGCGGCGATCGCGTGCTTCGGGGCGGCCCTGGAGGCGCTGCCACGGCTGGGCGCCACACCCGAGGTCACGGACGCCGTCGAAACGTATCTGCACCGCTATGTCATCCGGGGCCGGTGCCCCGCCGACGATCTGCTGGACCGGACGCACGGTTCGCTCGGGAAGGAAATCCGCACATGA
- the egtB gene encoding ergothioneine biosynthesis protein EgtB, whose product MTNPSVDASVDPETVRERAVTTLVTARDRTTLLTSCVEDPDLTAQHSPLMSPLVWDLAHIGNQEEQWLLRTVAGHEAIRPEIDGIYDAFEHPRSERPTLPLLSPAESRRYAADVRGRVLDVLEGAALHGTRLTEAGFAFGMIAQHEQQHDETMLITHQLRKGPQALTAPDPEPAPLFTGPAEVLVPGGPFTMGTSEEPWALDNERPAHRREVDPFYIDTTPVTNAEYQAFIDDGGYDTERWWAPAGWAHIRRHSIQAPLFWSRDGKQWLRRRFGVTEVVPPDEPVVHVSWYEADAYARWAGRRLPTEAEWEKAARHDPAGGRSTRYPWGDADPAPEHANLGQRHLRPAPAGSYPQGESPLGVRQLIGDVWEWTASDFEPYPGFQAFPYKEYSEVFFGPDHKVLRGGSFAVDAVACRGTFRNWDYPIRRQIFSGFRTARSGAV is encoded by the coding sequence ATGACCAACCCGTCCGTCGACGCCTCCGTCGACCCCGAGACCGTCCGCGAGCGGGCCGTGACCACCCTGGTCACCGCCCGGGACCGCACGACCCTCCTCACCAGCTGTGTGGAGGACCCCGACCTGACCGCCCAGCACTCGCCGCTCATGTCGCCGCTCGTGTGGGACCTCGCCCACATCGGCAACCAGGAGGAGCAGTGGCTGCTGCGGACCGTCGCCGGGCACGAGGCGATACGGCCAGAGATCGACGGCATCTACGACGCCTTCGAGCACCCGCGCTCCGAACGGCCCACGCTGCCCCTGCTGTCGCCCGCGGAGTCCCGGCGCTACGCGGCGGACGTACGCGGGCGGGTGCTGGACGTCCTGGAGGGCGCAGCGCTCCACGGGACCCGGCTGACCGAGGCCGGGTTCGCCTTCGGGATGATCGCGCAGCACGAACAGCAGCATGACGAGACGATGCTGATCACCCATCAGCTCCGCAAGGGCCCCCAGGCCCTGACCGCCCCCGACCCGGAACCGGCCCCGCTGTTCACCGGTCCGGCCGAAGTCCTCGTCCCCGGCGGCCCGTTCACCATGGGCACCTCCGAGGAGCCGTGGGCACTGGACAACGAACGCCCGGCGCACCGGCGTGAGGTGGATCCCTTCTACATCGACACCACTCCGGTGACGAACGCCGAGTACCAGGCCTTCATCGACGACGGCGGCTACGACACCGAGCGCTGGTGGGCCCCGGCCGGGTGGGCACACATCCGCAGGCACTCCATCCAGGCCCCGCTGTTCTGGAGCCGCGACGGCAAGCAGTGGCTGCGCAGGCGCTTCGGCGTCACCGAGGTCGTGCCGCCCGACGAGCCGGTGGTCCACGTGAGCTGGTACGAGGCCGACGCCTACGCCCGCTGGGCCGGACGGCGGCTGCCCACCGAGGCCGAGTGGGAGAAGGCGGCCCGCCACGACCCGGCCGGCGGCCGCTCGACGCGCTACCCGTGGGGCGACGCCGACCCCGCGCCCGAGCACGCCAACCTGGGCCAACGGCACCTGCGACCCGCCCCCGCCGGTAGCTACCCGCAGGGCGAATCACCGCTCGGCGTGAGGCAGTTGATCGGTGACGTATGGGAGTGGACGGCGAGCGACTTCGAGCCCTACCCCGGGTTCCAGGCGTTCCCCTACAAGGAGTACTCGGAGGTGTTCTTCGGCCCCGACCACAAGGTGCTGCGCGGTGGTTCGTTCGCCGTGGACGCGGTGGCCTGCCGGGGCACGTTCCGCAACTGGGACTATCCGATCAGGCGGCAGATCTTCTCCGGCTTCCGCACGGCCCGTTCGGGAGCCGTCTGA
- the egtC gene encoding ergothioneine biosynthesis protein EgtC produces the protein MCRHLAYLGSGEPLGSLLVAPPHSLYRQSWEPRRQRYGTVNADGFGVGWYAEGDPVPARYRRAGPIWADLSFADLARVVNSTAILAAVRDATLAGADAEAAAAPYASGPWLFSHNGAVKGWPGALAPLTAALPPVDLLSMEARNDSAFVWALVLNRLRRGDEEGQALADTVLEVAEAAPGSRLNLLLTNGESIAATAWGDTLWYLQRPGTGTVVASEPYDDDPHWQEVPDRTLLAASRTDVLLTPLKEPSAEPLEEPST, from the coding sequence ATGTGCCGTCATCTGGCGTATCTGGGATCCGGGGAGCCGCTCGGCAGCCTTCTCGTGGCGCCCCCGCACAGCCTCTACCGCCAGTCCTGGGAGCCCAGGCGGCAGCGGTACGGCACCGTCAACGCCGATGGTTTCGGGGTCGGTTGGTACGCCGAGGGCGACCCGGTCCCGGCGCGGTACCGACGGGCCGGACCCATCTGGGCGGACCTGTCCTTCGCGGACCTGGCACGGGTCGTGAACAGCACGGCGATCCTGGCCGCCGTACGGGACGCGACCCTGGCGGGAGCCGACGCCGAGGCCGCGGCGGCGCCGTACGCCTCGGGGCCCTGGCTGTTCAGCCACAACGGCGCGGTCAAGGGGTGGCCGGGTGCCCTGGCGCCCCTGACCGCCGCGCTGCCCCCGGTGGATCTGCTGTCGATGGAGGCCCGCAACGACTCGGCGTTCGTGTGGGCGCTGGTTCTGAACCGGCTGCGCCGCGGCGACGAGGAGGGCCAGGCCCTGGCCGACACGGTCCTGGAGGTCGCCGAGGCGGCCCCGGGCTCCCGGCTCAACCTCCTGCTGACCAACGGGGAGTCCATCGCCGCGACCGCCTGGGGCGACACCCTCTGGTACCTCCAGCGCCCCGGCACCGGCACCGTCGTGGCCTCCGAGCCCTACGACGACGATCCGCACTGGCAGGAGGTCCCCGACCGCACACTGCTCGCGGCGAGCCGCACCGACGTCCTGCTCACGCCGCTCAAGGAACCGTCCGCGGAACCACTCGAGGAGCCCAGCACGTGA
- the egtD gene encoding L-histidine N(alpha)-methyltransferase: protein MSPFLLTRTLPEDATEAALRADVLKGLTHTPKTLPPKWFYDAHGSELFEQITELPEYYPTRAEREILVALSGEIAAATGARTLVELGSGSSEKTRYLLDALTGLHTYVPVDVSESALTQAGHALIAQRPELSVHALIADFTGGLSLPGTPGPRLVAFLGGTIGNLLPVERAAFLASVHALLSPGDALLLGTDLVKDENVLVRAYDDAAGVTAQFNKNVLTVVNRELGADFDPGAFDHVALWDAENEWIEMRLRSRAEQTVKVPALDLAVDFAADEELHTEISAKFRKEGVRAELASVGLDLAHWWTDSEGRFALSLSVVR, encoded by the coding sequence GTGAGTCCGTTCCTTCTGACCCGCACCCTGCCCGAGGACGCCACCGAGGCCGCCTTGCGCGCCGACGTCCTCAAGGGCCTGACGCACACGCCGAAGACCCTGCCGCCGAAGTGGTTCTACGACGCCCACGGCAGCGAACTGTTCGAGCAGATCACCGAGTTGCCCGAGTACTACCCGACCCGCGCCGAACGGGAGATCCTCGTCGCGCTCTCGGGCGAGATCGCCGCGGCGACCGGCGCCCGCACCCTGGTCGAGCTGGGCTCCGGTTCGTCGGAGAAGACCCGGTACCTGCTCGACGCGCTGACCGGGCTGCACACGTACGTGCCGGTCGACGTCAGCGAGAGTGCCCTCACCCAGGCCGGGCACGCGCTCATCGCCCAGCGGCCGGAGCTGAGCGTGCACGCGCTGATCGCCGACTTCACGGGCGGTCTGAGCCTGCCGGGGACGCCGGGCCCGCGTCTGGTGGCCTTCCTCGGCGGCACGATCGGCAACCTGCTGCCGGTCGAGCGCGCCGCGTTCCTCGCCTCCGTCCACGCCCTCCTCTCGCCGGGTGACGCGCTGCTGCTCGGCACCGACCTGGTCAAGGACGAGAACGTGCTGGTCAGGGCGTACGACGACGCGGCCGGGGTGACGGCCCAGTTCAACAAGAACGTCCTGACCGTCGTCAACCGCGAGCTGGGCGCCGACTTCGATCCCGGCGCCTTCGACCACGTGGCCCTCTGGGACGCCGAGAACGAGTGGATCGAGATGCGGCTGCGCTCCCGTGCGGAACAGACCGTGAAGGTCCCGGCGCTCGACCTGGCCGTCGACTTCGCGGCGGACGAGGAGCTGCACACCGAGATCTCGGCGAAGTTCCGCAAGGAGGGCGTCCGTGCCGAGCTGGCCTCTGTCGGTTTGGACTTGGCGCACTGGTGGACGGACAGCGAGGGCCGGTTCGCGCTGTCGCTGAGCGTCGTGCGGTAG
- a CDS encoding MalY/PatB family protein encodes MPRDTSAPTEVNPLRRLTLEQLRRRTSMKWRTYPQDVLPLWVAEMDVPLAEPVARAVRDAVALGDTGYPAGTAYAEALADFAHTRWSWDGLAVERTSIVPDVMLGIVEMLKLVSGPGDPVVVNSPVYPPFYQFVGNMGRQVVEAELGADGRIDFEVLEGVFARVRKGAARPAYLLCSPHNPTGAVHSAEELADVAALARTYGVRVVADEIHAPLMAAGAAFVPYLSVPGAGSGLSLMSASKAWNLAGLKAAVAVAGPDAADDLAGLPEEVGHGPSHVGVIAHTAALRDGGAWLDALLTGLDDNRRLLAGLLAEALPAIRYEPARATYLAWLDCRALDLRGDPADVFLERGRVALNSGVPFGTGGAGFVRLNLATSPELITEAVRRMAAALD; translated from the coding sequence ATGCCTCGTGACACCTCTGCCCCCACCGAAGTGAATCCCCTGCGCCGGCTCACCCTGGAGCAGCTCCGACGGCGTACGAGCATGAAGTGGCGGACCTACCCGCAGGACGTACTGCCGCTGTGGGTCGCCGAGATGGACGTCCCCCTGGCCGAGCCGGTCGCGCGGGCCGTCCGGGACGCCGTGGCGCTGGGAGACACCGGGTATCCGGCCGGGACGGCGTACGCCGAGGCGCTGGCCGACTTCGCGCACACCCGGTGGAGCTGGGACGGGCTCGCTGTGGAGCGTACGTCGATCGTCCCGGACGTGATGCTGGGCATCGTCGAGATGCTCAAGCTGGTCTCCGGACCGGGCGACCCGGTGGTCGTCAACTCGCCCGTGTACCCGCCCTTCTACCAGTTCGTCGGAAACATGGGCAGGCAGGTCGTCGAGGCCGAGCTCGGTGCGGACGGCCGGATCGACTTCGAGGTCCTGGAGGGGGTCTTCGCGCGGGTGCGGAAGGGCGCGGCCCGGCCCGCCTATCTGCTGTGCAGCCCGCACAACCCGACCGGCGCCGTCCACTCCGCCGAAGAGCTGGCGGACGTGGCGGCGCTGGCGCGGACGTACGGCGTGCGGGTCGTGGCCGACGAGATCCACGCCCCGCTCATGGCGGCGGGTGCGGCGTTCGTGCCCTACCTGAGTGTGCCCGGCGCGGGGAGCGGGCTGTCACTGATGTCGGCCTCCAAGGCGTGGAACCTGGCCGGGCTCAAAGCCGCTGTGGCCGTCGCCGGGCCCGACGCGGCCGACGACCTCGCGGGCCTTCCCGAAGAGGTCGGGCACGGTCCCAGCCATGTCGGCGTCATCGCCCACACCGCCGCGCTGCGGGACGGCGGCGCCTGGCTCGACGCCCTGCTCACCGGCCTCGACGACAACCGCCGGCTGCTGGCCGGGCTCCTCGCCGAGGCGCTGCCCGCCATCCGCTACGAACCGGCCCGGGCCACCTACCTCGCCTGGCTGGACTGTCGCGCGTTGGATCTGCGCGGTGATCCGGCGGACGTCTTCCTGGAGCGTGGCCGGGTCGCCCTGAACTCCGGCGTCCCGTTCGGCACCGGGGGCGCCGGCTTCGTACGGCTGAACCTGGCGACGTCTCCCGAGCTGATCACCGAGGCGGTCCGGCGGATGGCCGCGGCCCTCGACTGA
- a CDS encoding dodecin — protein sequence MTNHTYRVTEIVGTSPDGVDQAVRNGIARASQTLRNLDWFEVTQVRGQIEDGQIEHWQVGLKVGFRLDESD from the coding sequence ATGACGAACCACACCTACCGGGTGACCGAGATCGTCGGCACCTCGCCGGACGGCGTCGACCAGGCGGTCCGCAACGGCATCGCCCGTGCCTCGCAGACCCTCCGCAACCTCGACTGGTTCGAGGTGACCCAAGTGCGGGGCCAGATCGAGGACGGGCAGATCGAGCACTGGCAGGTGGGGCTGAAGGTCGGCTTCCGCCTGGACGAGTCCGACTGA
- a CDS encoding phosphatase domain-containing protein, producing the protein MTDTSKRPLAVFDLDNTLADTAHRQRFLERSPRDWDAFFAAAPEDPPIPEGVALVQEHAEECEILYLTGRPERCRRDTLAWLGAQGLPEGRVYMRRNDDRRPARRTKLESLKQLARTREIRVLVDDDEWVCEDAERAGFTVVRARWTAPSTALEVAQEREGRT; encoded by the coding sequence GTGACCGACACCAGCAAGCGCCCGCTCGCCGTGTTCGACCTGGACAACACCCTGGCCGACACGGCCCACCGGCAGCGGTTCCTGGAGCGCAGTCCGCGCGACTGGGACGCCTTCTTCGCGGCCGCGCCCGAGGACCCGCCGATCCCTGAGGGCGTCGCGCTGGTGCAGGAGCACGCCGAGGAGTGCGAGATCCTCTACCTCACCGGGCGGCCCGAGCGCTGCCGGCGCGACACGCTCGCCTGGCTCGGCGCACAGGGGCTCCCCGAGGGGCGTGTGTACATGCGGCGCAACGACGACCGGCGGCCGGCCCGGCGCACCAAGCTGGAGAGCCTGAAGCAACTGGCCCGCACCCGCGAGATCCGGGTCCTGGTGGACGACGACGAGTGGGTCTGCGAGGACGCCGAACGGGCCGGATTCACCGTCGTACGGGCACGCTGGACCGCCCCTTCCACGGCGCTGGAGGTGGCGCAGGAGCGGGAGGGGCGGACCTGA
- a CDS encoding right-handed parallel beta-helix repeat-containing protein, which yields MHVNKAIWTAAAVGAVLMTALPATEAAAAPTTLVVATNGNDTGPGTLDRPLRTVQRAVDLAKPGDTIAVRAGTYALTDNITIATSGTASQPISLGAYQGERVVIDGEQLAASHTPVGGSIPRAERGAIHQEASYWRISDLEIVNGPYGVYCDGCNGNVFARLKTHDNYESGFQLQGTSGNNQILNLDSYANRDPRKNGESADGLAIKEGSGTGNVVRGARLWNNVDDGFDDWKFTSPVIVENTIAYGNGFNRWNFPDFAGDGNGFKLGGGSPAPAVAHTLRNSIAFKNAAHGVTDNGNTGALALTRNSTWANGGTGFDADVSGGKAKLTANLSVADTKAAALGSATVSSGNSWDLGGTWNASSVLSTDPAPLTGARGADGALPSAPSFLVPRSGAAIGARF from the coding sequence ATGCACGTGAACAAGGCGATCTGGACGGCGGCAGCGGTGGGCGCCGTACTGATGACGGCATTACCGGCGACCGAGGCAGCCGCGGCGCCGACGACGCTGGTGGTGGCGACGAACGGGAACGACACCGGCCCCGGCACCCTGGACCGGCCCTTGCGCACCGTCCAACGGGCCGTGGACCTGGCGAAGCCCGGCGACACCATCGCCGTACGGGCCGGGACCTACGCGCTCACCGACAACATCACCATCGCCACCTCCGGCACCGCGTCCCAGCCCATCTCGCTCGGCGCCTATCAGGGCGAGCGGGTCGTGATCGACGGCGAGCAGCTGGCCGCGAGCCACACCCCGGTCGGCGGCAGCATCCCGCGGGCCGAGCGCGGGGCGATCCACCAGGAGGCCTCGTACTGGCGGATCTCGGATCTGGAGATCGTGAACGGCCCCTACGGCGTCTACTGCGACGGGTGCAACGGCAATGTCTTCGCCCGTCTGAAGACCCATGACAACTACGAGTCCGGCTTCCAGCTCCAGGGCACCTCCGGCAACAACCAGATCCTGAACCTGGACAGTTACGCCAACCGCGACCCGCGCAAGAACGGCGAGAGCGCGGACGGGCTGGCCATCAAGGAGGGTTCGGGCACCGGCAACGTGGTGCGGGGCGCCCGGCTGTGGAACAACGTCGACGACGGCTTCGACGACTGGAAGTTCACCTCGCCGGTCATCGTCGAGAACACGATCGCGTACGGCAACGGATTCAACCGCTGGAACTTCCCCGACTTCGCGGGCGACGGCAACGGCTTCAAGCTCGGGGGCGGCAGCCCGGCACCGGCGGTGGCGCACACCCTGCGCAACTCGATCGCCTTCAAGAACGCGGCGCACGGCGTGACGGACAACGGCAACACCGGCGCCCTCGCCCTGACCCGCAACTCCACGTGGGCCAACGGCGGAACCGGCTTCGACGCCGACGTCTCGGGCGGCAAGGCCAAGCTGACCGCGAACCTGTCCGTCGCCGACACCAAGGCAGCCGCGCTCGGTTCGGCCACCGTCTCCAGCGGCAACTCCTGGGATCTGGGCGGCACGTGGAACGCGTCCTCGGTCCTGAGCACGGACCCGGCGCCGCTCACGGGCGCACGCGGGGCCGACGGTGCACTGCCGTCGGCGCCGTCGTTCCTGGTGCCGCGGAGCGGGGCCGCCATAGGAGCGAGGTTCTGA